One segment of Mesoplodon densirostris isolate mMesDen1 chromosome 6, mMesDen1 primary haplotype, whole genome shotgun sequence DNA contains the following:
- the LOC132491613 gene encoding large ribosomal subunit protein uL23-like, whose amino-acid sequence MVSTQRQGLVENSALRSLAKVDHYAIIKFPLTTESAMKKIEDNNTVVFIVDVKANKHQIKQAAKKLYDIDLAKANTLIRPDGEKKEYVQLAPDYDALDVANKMGSSKLSPAG is encoded by the exons ATGGTTTCAACTCAAAGACAA GGCCTAGTTGAGAACAGCGCTCTGAGGAGCCTGGCTAAGGTTGACCACTATGCCATCATCAAGTTCCCCCTCACCACGGAGTCAGCCatgaagaaaatagaagacaACAACACAGTGGTGTTCATTGTGGATGTCAAGGCCAACAAGCACCAAATTAAACAGGCTGCGAAGAAGCTCTATGACATTGACCTGGCTAAGGCCAACACCCTGATCAGGCCTGATGGAGAGAAGAAGGAATATGTTCAACTGGCTCCTGACTATGATGCTTTGGATGTTGCCAACAAAATGGGATCATCTAAACTGAGTCCAGCTGGCTAA